Proteins encoded within one genomic window of Streptomyces profundus:
- a CDS encoding 8-oxoguanine deaminase, translating into MTDEPRILIENCAIATMDGAETEHAPGYLVLAGRRIVAVGPGSAPAELGPFQRRIDAAGHLATPGLVNTHHHFYQWLTRGLAQDAHLFDWLVALYPTWARIDEPMVHAAARASLAMMARGGVTTAMDHHYVFPRGAGDLLGAEIRAASELGVRFTAARGSMDLGQSQGGLPPDFAVETTEEALAATELAVATHHDPAPEAMLRIAVAPCSPFSVTTELMRESARLARRLGVRLHTHGSETVEEAAFCEQRFGMGPTAYFESTGWLGDDVWMAHCVHMTDADIAAFARTGTGVAHCPSSNARLAAGIARVPEMLAAGVPVGLGVDGTASNESGELHTELRNALLINRLGPGREKALTVRQALRLATMGGAEVLGRQGEIGSLEPGKLADLVLWRLDGLGHSTIEDPVAALVLGPPAPITLSLVNGVPVVENGELRTADEAAVAAEARAQSLRLAQLAAHG; encoded by the coding sequence GTGACCGACGAGCCACGCATTCTGATCGAGAACTGCGCCATCGCGACCATGGACGGCGCCGAGACCGAGCACGCGCCCGGGTATCTGGTGCTCGCGGGCCGCCGGATCGTCGCCGTCGGTCCGGGCTCCGCGCCCGCCGAACTCGGCCCGTTCCAGCGCAGGATCGACGCGGCCGGCCATCTCGCCACGCCGGGCCTTGTCAACACCCACCACCACTTCTACCAGTGGCTCACCAGGGGGCTGGCCCAGGACGCCCATCTCTTCGACTGGCTGGTCGCCCTCTACCCCACCTGGGCCAGGATCGACGAGCCCATGGTCCACGCGGCGGCCCGCGCCTCGCTGGCCATGATGGCGCGGGGCGGCGTCACCACCGCCATGGACCACCACTATGTCTTCCCGCGCGGGGCCGGCGACCTGCTGGGCGCCGAGATCCGCGCGGCCAGCGAGCTGGGCGTGCGGTTCACCGCGGCCCGTGGCTCGATGGACCTGGGGCAGTCCCAGGGCGGGTTGCCGCCGGACTTCGCCGTGGAGACCACCGAGGAGGCGCTGGCCGCCACCGAGCTGGCCGTCGCCACCCACCACGACCCGGCCCCCGAAGCGATGCTGCGGATCGCCGTGGCGCCCTGTTCGCCGTTCTCCGTGACAACGGAACTCATGCGGGAGTCCGCCCGGTTGGCCCGCCGTCTCGGGGTGCGGCTGCACACCCACGGCTCGGAGACGGTGGAGGAGGCGGCGTTCTGCGAGCAGCGGTTCGGGATGGGGCCGACCGCCTACTTCGAGAGCACCGGCTGGCTCGGCGACGACGTGTGGATGGCGCACTGCGTGCATATGACGGACGCGGACATCGCCGCCTTCGCCCGCACCGGGACCGGCGTCGCGCACTGCCCCTCGTCCAACGCGCGGTTGGCCGCCGGCATCGCCCGGGTGCCCGAGATGCTGGCCGCCGGCGTGCCGGTGGGCCTGGGCGTGGACGGCACCGCGTCCAACGAGTCCGGCGAGCTGCACACCGAGCTGCGCAACGCCCTGCTGATCAACCGCCTCGGCCCCGGCCGGGAGAAGGCGCTGACGGTCCGCCAGGCACTGCGCCTGGCCACCATGGGCGGCGCCGAGGTGCTGGGCCGGCAGGGCGAGATCGGCTCGCTTGAGCCGGGCAAGCTGGCCGATCTGGTGCTGTGGCGGCTGGACGGTCTCGGCCACTCCACCATCGAGGACCCGGTGGCCGCGCTGGTGCTCGGCCCGCCGGCGCCGATCACGCTCTCCCTGGTGAACGGCGTCCCCGTGGTGGAGAACGGCGAGCTGCGCACGGCCGACGAGGCCGCCGTCGCGGCCGAGGCCAGGGCCCAGTCCCTGCGGCTGGCCCAACTCGCGGCGCACGGCTGA
- the pucL gene encoding factor-independent urate hydroxylase, with amino-acid sequence MPVLGQNQYGKAQTRVVRVGRAGDTHQLTDLTVSLAFSGAMERVHREGSNEAVLPTDTAKNTVYAFAREHGIASPEDFGARLACHFVDSQPTIHRVVADIEEHRWERLGGHSFVRSGQETRTVRVSYDGERVEVLSGLTGLTVLNTTDSEFHGFVRDRYTTLAETTDRVLATEVTACWRHAAEDAETVGATDWNAAYAAAREQLLAAFTGTYSLSLQQTLFEMGSAVIERIAGVQEIRLSLPNKHHFLVDLSPFGIENGTGDGAVYVATDRPFGLIEATVLRDGAQERIPVELTRP; translated from the coding sequence ATGCCGGTGCTCGGCCAGAACCAGTACGGCAAGGCGCAGACCCGGGTGGTCCGGGTGGGCAGGGCTGGTGACACCCACCAACTCACCGATCTCACCGTTTCGTTGGCGTTCTCCGGGGCGATGGAGCGGGTGCATCGGGAGGGCTCCAACGAGGCGGTGCTGCCGACGGACACGGCCAAGAACACCGTCTACGCCTTCGCCAGGGAGCACGGCATCGCCTCGCCGGAGGACTTCGGGGCCCGGCTCGCGTGCCACTTCGTGGACTCCCAGCCCACCATCCACCGCGTGGTGGCGGATATCGAGGAGCACCGCTGGGAGCGGTTGGGCGGGCACTCCTTCGTCCGGAGCGGTCAGGAGACCAGGACGGTCCGGGTCTCCTACGACGGCGAACGCGTCGAGGTGCTCTCGGGGTTGACCGGGCTGACCGTGCTCAACACCACGGACTCCGAGTTCCACGGCTTCGTCAGGGACCGCTACACCACGCTGGCGGAGACCACGGACCGGGTGCTGGCCACGGAGGTCACCGCGTGCTGGCGGCATGCCGCCGAGGACGCCGAGACGGTCGGGGCCACCGACTGGAACGCGGCCTACGCCGCCGCCAGGGAACAGCTGTTGGCGGCGTTCACCGGCACCTACTCCCTCTCGCTCCAGCAGACACTCTTCGAGATGGGTTCGGCAGTGATCGAACGTATTGCGGGGGTGCAGGAAATACGTCTCTCTCTGCCCAACAAGCACCATTTCCTGGTTGATTTGAGTCCTTTCGGAATCGAGAACGGAACAGGGGACGGTGCGGTCTATGTGGCGACCGATCGGCCCTTCGGCCTGATCGAGGCCACGGTGCTGCGGGACGGCGCGCAGGAGCGCATTCCCGTCGAGCTCACCCGCCCCTGA
- the uraD gene encoding 2-oxo-4-hydroxy-4-carboxy-5-ureidoimidazoline decarboxylase translates to MTSPPQPGLTWLNHAPENAVRETLRHVCAASAWGEQLLAARPFADLAALLATQDAALAGLSAEGFDEAVAGHPPIGRPKPGDPTSAREQSGLAESDSAVREALLDLNISYQERFGRVFLICASGLTGEAMREALLARLDHDPVREAAVARAELGKINRLRLTRLVQTPVAVSTHVLDTSAGRPAAGIVVRLAVREAGRGEGADWRPHAEGRTDADGRCATLPPLPGGALAARLTFAVEPYLTGGGTGTAFFPEATVAFAVTAGERYHIPLLLNPFGYSVYRGS, encoded by the coding sequence ATGACCTCGCCTCCGCAACCCGGGCTGACCTGGCTCAACCACGCCCCGGAGAACGCCGTCAGGGAGACGCTGCGGCATGTCTGTGCCGCGTCCGCCTGGGGTGAACAGCTGCTGGCCGCACGCCCGTTCGCCGATCTGGCGGCGCTGCTGGCCACCCAGGACGCCGCGTTGGCCGGGCTGTCGGCCGAGGGCTTCGACGAGGCGGTGGCCGGCCATCCGCCGATCGGCCGACCCAAGCCGGGGGACCCCACGTCGGCGCGTGAGCAGAGCGGTCTCGCGGAGTCGGACAGCGCGGTGCGGGAGGCCCTGCTCGACCTCAACATCAGCTATCAGGAGCGCTTCGGCCGGGTCTTCCTGATCTGCGCCAGCGGGCTGACGGGGGAGGCGATGCGGGAGGCGCTGCTCGCCCGCCTCGACCACGATCCGGTGCGTGAGGCGGCCGTGGCGCGCGCCGAGTTGGGCAAGATCAACCGGCTGCGGCTGACCCGGCTGGTCCAGACGCCGGTCGCCGTCTCCACCCATGTGCTGGACACCAGCGCGGGCCGGCCGGCCGCCGGGATCGTGGTGCGCCTCGCGGTGCGCGAGGCCGGCCGGGGGGAGGGCGCGGACTGGCGCCCGCACGCCGAGGGGCGCACGGACGCGGACGGGCGCTGTGCCACGCTGCCGCCGCTGCCGGGCGGCGCCCTGGCGGCCCGGCTGACCTTCGCCGTCGAGCCCTACCTCACCGGGGGCGGCACCGGCACGGCGTTCTTCCCCGAGGCCACGGTCGCCTTCGCCGTCACCGCGGGCGAGCGCTACCACATCCCGCTGCTGTTGAACCCGTTCGGCTATTCCGTCTATCGAGGGAGCTGA
- a CDS encoding Lrp/AsnC family transcriptional regulator, whose protein sequence is MDDIDSAILGHLQRDARLTNRELARLVGIAPSTCLERVRGLRAREVITGYHAAVNPRALGRSVQALIFARLRPLTREVIDSFESYLAKLPEVRSVMVVSGDEDFVVHVSVTDIEHLHGFLMDRLSARREVVSFRSSMIYRETSTRVLTAFGDADGDRA, encoded by the coding sequence ATGGACGACATTGATTCGGCGATACTCGGTCATCTCCAGCGGGACGCACGGCTGACCAATCGGGAGCTGGCGCGCCTGGTCGGAATCGCGCCCTCCACTTGTCTGGAGCGCGTCCGTGGTCTGCGCGCCCGCGAGGTGATCACCGGCTACCACGCGGCCGTCAACCCCAGGGCGCTCGGGCGCTCCGTGCAGGCGCTGATCTTCGCCCGGCTGCGCCCGCTGACCAGGGAGGTGATCGACAGCTTCGAGAGCTATCTCGCCAAGCTGCCCGAGGTGCGCTCCGTGATGGTCGTCTCGGGGGACGAGGACTTCGTGGTCCATGTGTCCGTCACCGATATCGAGCATCTGCACGGCTTTCTGATGGACCGCCTCAGCGCCCGCCGCGAGGTGGTCAGCTTCCGCAGCTCGATGATCTACCGGGAGACCAGCACCCGGGTGCTGACCGCCTTCGGCGACGCCGACGGGGACCGCGCCTGA
- a CDS encoding helix-turn-helix domain-containing protein — MSGPVVPEGAHEADESEEARFLAAVAPLLDAIGGELVGPTEAGEDDVPLRWEGATVAAVRLPLLSDSLEHLLDDLRRRHGRPLADLDRRTKQRIVRGLEHRGAFAMRHGVETVAGALGVSRFTVYNYLNRASGG; from the coding sequence ATGAGCGGACCCGTCGTGCCCGAAGGGGCGCACGAAGCGGACGAGTCGGAGGAGGCGCGCTTCCTCGCGGCCGTGGCCCCGCTGCTGGACGCCATCGGCGGCGAGCTGGTCGGCCCGACGGAGGCGGGCGAGGACGATGTCCCCCTCCGCTGGGAGGGCGCCACCGTGGCCGCGGTGCGGCTGCCGTTGCTCTCCGACTCCCTTGAGCACCTCCTGGACGATCTCAGGAGGCGGCACGGCCGGCCGCTGGCCGATCTCGACCGGCGGACCAAGCAGCGGATCGTCCGCGGCCTGGAACACCGGGGCGCGTTCGCGATGCGCCACGGTGTGGAGACCGTGGCCGGCGCCCTCGGGGTGAGCCGGTTCACCGTCTACAACTACCTCAACCGCGCGAGCGGCGGCTGA
- a CDS encoding sulfite oxidase codes for MTINERRYDRRRLRQFLAGTARADGIERRDLLRLLAAGGAVAATSSLALAPPASAAGPAADPAPGIVKPLPEDRFVVHGTNAETRWSALRGTGYHTPNELFFVRNHTGTPTIAAADWRLRVWGSGLSGGEVELDLDALRALPVTVHTAAVECAGNGRSFYTSQQGEAVSGTAWQLGAIGVARWRGVRLGEVLRRAGLRRDAVDVQPRGLDDPFVDSSGAELGRVRRPLPLAKALDDVLLAYEMNGEPLPPDHGHPVRVLVPSWVGIASIKWVGDIEVSAEPLYSPWNTDLYRLFGPDHPEEGSAPLTRQTVKSAFELPFDAPLAAGRTHRLTGRSWSGAGVIRSVEVSTDGGGRWQPARLTDVPRRDGWVRWSLPWTPRRPGAATLLARATDSAGRRQPERSVFNAQGYLFDAVVRHPVLVTG; via the coding sequence ATGACGATCAACGAGAGACGCTACGACCGCCGTCGGCTGCGCCAGTTCCTCGCCGGCACCGCGCGTGCCGACGGGATCGAGCGCAGGGATCTGCTCCGGCTGCTCGCCGCCGGCGGCGCCGTCGCCGCCACCTCGTCGCTGGCCCTGGCGCCGCCGGCCTCGGCGGCCGGGCCGGCGGCGGATCCCGCGCCCGGCATCGTCAAGCCGCTGCCCGAGGACCGGTTCGTGGTGCACGGCACCAACGCGGAGACCCGCTGGTCGGCGCTGCGTGGCACCGGCTACCACACGCCCAACGAGCTGTTCTTCGTCCGTAACCACACCGGCACCCCGACGATCGCGGCGGCGGACTGGCGGCTGCGGGTGTGGGGGAGCGGGCTCAGCGGCGGCGAGGTGGAACTCGATCTGGACGCGCTGCGCGCGCTGCCAGTGACCGTGCACACCGCCGCCGTGGAGTGCGCCGGCAACGGGCGTAGTTTCTATACCTCCCAGCAGGGTGAGGCCGTCTCCGGCACCGCCTGGCAGCTGGGCGCCATCGGCGTCGCCCGCTGGCGCGGCGTGCGGCTGGGCGAGGTGCTGCGCCGCGCGGGGCTGCGACGGGACGCCGTGGACGTCCAGCCGCGCGGTCTCGACGACCCGTTCGTGGACTCGTCCGGCGCCGAACTGGGCCGGGTGCGCCGCCCGTTGCCGCTGGCCAAGGCACTGGACGACGTGCTGTTGGCCTATGAGATGAACGGTGAGCCGCTGCCGCCCGACCACGGCCATCCGGTGCGGGTGCTGGTGCCGTCCTGGGTAGGCATCGCCTCCATCAAGTGGGTGGGGGACATCGAGGTGTCGGCCGAGCCGCTCTACTCCCCGTGGAACACCGATCTCTACCGCCTCTTCGGGCCCGACCACCCGGAGGAGGGCAGCGCGCCGCTGACCCGGCAGACGGTCAAGAGCGCCTTCGAGCTGCCCTTCGACGCGCCGCTCGCGGCCGGCCGCACCCACCGGCTGACCGGCCGGTCCTGGTCGGGCGCCGGGGTGATCCGCTCGGTCGAGGTCAGCACGGACGGCGGCGGGCGGTGGCAGCCGGCGCGGCTGACGGATGTGCCGCGCCGCGACGGCTGGGTGCGCTGGTCCCTGCCGTGGACGCCGCGCCGTCCTGGGGCGGCGACCCTGTTGGCGCGCGCCACCGACTCGGCCGGGCGGCGACAGCCCGAGCGCTCCGTCTTCAACGCCCAGGGCTACCTCTTCGACGCGGTGGTGCGTCACCCGGTGCTGGTCACCGGCTGA